In Micromonospora purpureochromogenes, a single window of DNA contains:
- a CDS encoding citrate synthase 2, which yields MSDFKPGLEGVVAFETEIAEPDREGGALRYRGVDIEDLIGQVSFGNVWALLVDGRFGPGLPPAEPFPVPVHSGDIRVDVQSAVAMLAPYWGLDQLLDISDEQAREDLARVSVTALSFVAQSARGLGLPAVPQKEIDKAETIVERFMKRWRGEPDPRHVKAVDAYFISAAEHGLNASTFTTRIVASTGADAAACISSGIGALSGPLHGGAPSRVLSMLEAVERSGDAEGYVKGVLDRGERLMGFGHRVYRAEDPRARVLRRTAKELGAPRFEIAEALEKAALAELQARRPDRVLATNVEFWSAVVLDFAEVPAHMFTSMFTCARMGGWSAHILEQKKLQRLVRPSARYVGPNPRKPREVEGWDAIPHGV from the coding sequence GTCTGACTTCAAACCGGGCCTGGAGGGCGTCGTAGCCTTCGAGACCGAGATCGCCGAACCGGACCGCGAGGGTGGCGCGCTGCGCTACCGCGGCGTCGACATCGAGGATCTGATCGGCCAGGTCTCCTTCGGCAACGTCTGGGCACTGCTGGTCGACGGGCGGTTCGGCCCGGGCCTGCCGCCGGCCGAGCCGTTCCCGGTGCCGGTGCACTCCGGCGACATCCGCGTCGACGTGCAGTCCGCGGTCGCCATGCTGGCCCCGTACTGGGGGCTCGACCAGCTGCTGGACATCTCCGACGAGCAGGCCCGCGAGGACCTCGCCCGGGTCTCCGTCACCGCGCTGTCCTTCGTCGCCCAGTCGGCTCGCGGCCTCGGCCTGCCCGCCGTGCCGCAGAAGGAGATCGACAAGGCCGAGACGATCGTCGAGCGCTTCATGAAGCGCTGGCGCGGCGAACCCGACCCCCGGCACGTCAAGGCCGTCGACGCGTACTTCATCTCGGCCGCCGAGCACGGCCTGAACGCCTCCACCTTCACCACCCGGATCGTCGCCTCCACCGGCGCCGACGCCGCGGCCTGCATCTCCTCCGGCATCGGCGCGCTCTCCGGCCCGCTGCACGGCGGCGCCCCCAGCCGGGTGCTGAGCATGCTGGAGGCCGTCGAGCGCAGCGGCGACGCCGAGGGGTACGTCAAGGGCGTCCTCGACCGCGGCGAGCGGCTGATGGGCTTCGGTCACCGGGTCTACCGGGCCGAGGACCCGCGCGCCCGCGTGCTGCGCCGTACCGCCAAGGAGCTGGGCGCGCCGCGCTTCGAGATCGCCGAGGCGCTGGAGAAGGCCGCGCTGGCCGAGCTCCAGGCCCGCCGCCCGGACCGGGTGCTCGCCACCAACGTCGAGTTCTGGTCGGCCGTGGTGCTGGACTTCGCCGAGGTGCCCGCGCACATGTTCACCTCGATGTTCACCTGCGCCCGGATGGGCGGCTGGAGCGCGCACATCCTGGAGCAGAAGAAGCTCCAGCGGCTGGTCCGGCCGTCCGCCCGCTACGTCGGCCCCAACCCCCGCAAGCCGCGGGAGGTCGAGGGCTGGGACGCCATTCCGCACGGCGTCTGA